Proteins from one Candida orthopsilosis Co 90-125, chromosome 2 draft sequence genomic window:
- a CDS encoding Bet4 protein (S. cerevisiae homolog BET4 has Rab geranylgeranyltransferase activity and has role in protein geranylgeranylation, protein targeting to membrane, ER to Golgi vesicle-mediated transport) — MQHEVKRVHLNESQKHQKYLKDEPKTNHYRDLTSYIFQLRELQTYNDESFNATTSLLQLNPEFYTIWNYRREIIENAYASKSSELVQILNDELKFVMSQLRKFPKVYWIWNHRRWCLFKLVDLNQVNWDFEFKTVGKMLELDKRNFHGWQYRRFVVENLELEKLKNNNDKAMEGLLRLNLDEFDYTTAKISIDFSNFSAWHNRTKLVPKIYDLITQNISLSTIDHPSLHLFQNPLTILNNDLELIKTGIYMSPEDNSVWSYLYWLLSDELFVNAINAEGNSSGGGSNSQDYKQLLQQQIDLIHEINELEKEDTGKENVGCLKALLMITELKEKEDVDKDEMRSILQKLIKLDELRKGRYEDNLRRYE; from the coding sequence ACCCAAGACCAACCATTATCGTGATTTAACATCCtacattttccaattacGTGAATTACAAACATACAACGACGAAAGTTTTAATGCTACAACAAGCTTACTTCAATTAAACCCTGAATTCTATACTATATGGAACTATCGTCGagaaatcattgaaaatgccTATGCATCAAAGTCCTCCGAATTGGTGCAAATTTTAAacgatgaattgaaatttgtgaTGTCTCAATTACGCAAGTTCCCCAAAGTGTATTGGATTTGGAATCATCGAAGATGGtgtttgttcaaattggttgatttgaatcaagTGAATTGGgattttgaattcaaaacaGTAGGCAAAatgttggaattggataAACGAAATTTTCATGGATGGCAATATCGAAGGTTTGTAGTTGAGAATTTagaattggagaaattgaaaaacaataacgACAAGGCTATGGAAGGGCTCTTGAGGTTAaatcttgatgaatttgattacACTACTGCGAAGATCCTGATTGATTTTCTGAATTTCTCAGCATGGCATAACCGTACTAAGTTAGTACCAAAGATCTATGATCTTATAACTCAAAATATATCATTGTCGACAATTGATCATCCATCTTTGcatcttttccaaaacccCTTGACTATCTTGAACAATGATTtagaattgatcaaaactGGTATATACATGAGTCCCGAAGATAATTCCGTTTGGTCTTATTTATACTGGCTTTTATCTGATGAACTCTTTGTCAATGCCATCAATGCAGAAGGCAATTCTAGTGGTGGAGGCAGTAATAGTCAAGATTATAAACAATTACTTCagcaacaaattgatttgattcatgaaataaatgaattggaaaaagaagatacgggaaaagaaaatgttgGATGTTTGAAagcattgttgatgattactgagttgaaggagaaagaagaTGTGGATAAAGATGAAATGAGGAGCATTTTGcagaaattgatcaaactTGATGAGTTAAGAAAAGGAAGGTATGAGGATAATCTACGCAGATACGAATAG
- a CDS encoding Mfalpha alpha factor mating pheromone precursor — MKFSITVLTSVAAALVASAPVTPGKIDTPALPIENPLERVVEAFFKGSSIDAEAENKVEDKAVAEAMEDADAKTAAGSQKRDAEAKPHWTTYGYYEPQKRDAVAEADAEAKPHWTTYGYYEPQK, encoded by the coding sequence atgaaattttcaattactGTCCTCACTTCCGTTGCTGCTGCTTTAGTTGCTTCTGCTCCAGTAACTCCTGGGAAAATTGACACTCCCGCTCTTCCAATTGAAAACCCCCTTGAACGTGTTGTCGAAGCTTTCTTCAAAggttcttcaattgatgctGAAGCTGAAAACAAGGTTGAAGATAAGGCAGTTGCTGAAGCCATGGAAGATGCCGATGCTAAAACAGCTGCTGGTTCTCAAAAGAGAGATGCAGAAGCCAAACCACACTGGACCACGTATGGTTACTATGAACCTCAAAAGAGAGATGCCGTAGCTGAAGCCGATGCAGAAGCCAAACCACACTGGACCACGTATGGTTACTACGAGCCACAAAAGTAA
- a CDS encoding U3-containing 90S preribosome subunit: MGSSKSRGRRAEKKAQKLDSTDFSEHKDHTQSQSENIPNTFFGLVDASEIDYFKQAESTLNINAFESDEDREGFINSVLEEAQGKELKLVTNQICSKLMERLVLFANTQQLKSIFENFSNHFVSLAFHKYASHVLETLLVRAAALIEKEILQADDIKYEEEDGVVIADRHDGKTVEELFITMVNEFKPYLLTMIDHQYASHVLRLLILILAGKELPSTTVSNSVLRSKKSKIARKMIEIKDNEDFNRAFQTPLSFKDELRYYFQDLTKDMDTKKARELSIHKIASPVMQLAIQLEGLVDRERTMWHLIFAKQSDDKVPDEEAFVEYLLSDPVGSHFFEAVIKNNGPKPQYIERLYRLYMKDRVLKLARRSTTGVYIIQALLFKLKPVEVEFILDQIIPELSNLISIADNQNLDLAQKVIDASISRGNYLRDEIITQLFIKFAPNYDYSNPQTDTSTEFIENVLQLTGSTLGNTRGDWPTAEERKRALFLEKLMELDNRFVTCTWLNFIALPVERFVQMCFHGVFSHVVEKSLVVDKDETKQVQILRKRYLNIFQNQIVALSCNSYGSHIVDKLWDFTVLLPMYKDRIASELMSDSHKVKESQYGKLVWKNWSMELFVRKKYDWKQLVKEQEHEFLGGEENQATRAKKPIELKMEKLAEEKRIQAEKAEKAQSGYNKRKLDELTAASEKKQKLRGRRRE; this comes from the coding sequence ATGGGAAGTTCTAAATCTAGAGGAAGAAGAGCCGAAAAGAAGGCACAAAAATTGGATAGTACGGACTTTTCAGAACACAAGGACCATACACAGTCTCAATCGGAAAATATCCCCAATACCTTCTTTGGTCTCGTTGATGCAAgtgaaattgattatttCAAACAAGCAGAATCCACATTGAATATCAATGCGTTTGAGAGTGACGAAGACAGAGAGggattcatcaattcaGTGTTGGAAGAGGCACAAGGAAAGGAGTTGAAGTTGGTCACCAATCAGATATGCTCAAAGTTGATGGAAAGGTTGGTATTGTTTGCTAATacacaacaattgaagtcgatatttgaaaacttttcCAATCATTTTGTATCGCTAGCATTTCACAAATACGCTTCGCACGTGTTGGAGACGTTGCTTGTAAGAGCAGCCGCATTGATTGAGAAAGAGATTTTGCAAGCTGATGATATAAAGTACGAAGAGGAAGATGGAGTCGTAATTGCAGATCGTCATGACGGTAAAACTGTCGAAGAGTTGTTCATTACTATGGTGAATGAGTTTAAACCTTATTTATTAACAATGATTGACCATCAGTATGCTTCACATGTGTTGAgacttttgattttgattctCGCTGGGAAAGAGTTACCTTCGACAACGGTATCAAACTCTGTCTTAAGATCCAAAAAGTCAAAGATTGCAAGAAAGATGATTGAAATTAAGGACAATGAAGATTTCAATAGAGCTTTCCAAACACCACTTTCATTCAAGGATGAACTTCGTTATTATTTTCAAGACTTGACAAAGGACATGGACACGAAAAAGGCAAGGGAATTGAGTATACATAAAATTGCATCTCCAGTTATGCAGCTTGCGATCCAGTTGGAAGGACTTGTTGACCGTGAACGTACAATGTGGCACTTGATCTTTGCCAAGCAAAGTGATGATAAAGTTCCTGACGAGGAAGCATTTGTCGAGTACTTGTTGTCTGATCCAGTAGGTTCTCACTTTTTCGAAGCTGTTATAAAGAATAATGGCCCTAAACCACAATATATTGAGAGGCTATACAGGCTTTACATGAAGGATAGAGTTTTGAAGCTAGCCAGGAGGTCTACCACTGGTGTTTACATTATACAGGCattattattcaaattgaagcCAGTTGAAGTGGAGTTTATCTTGGATCAAATTATACCAGAATTATCCAACCTTATTTCGATAGCCGATAACCAAAACTTGGATTTAGCTCAAAAAGTTATCGATGCCTCAATCCTGAGAGGAAATTATTTGAGGGACGAGATTATAACacaattgtttatcaaatttgcCCCCAATTATGATTATTCAAACCCTCAAACAGACACCTCTACCgagtttattgaaaatgtgcTACAGTTAACAGGATCCACTTTAGGAAACACAAGGGGCGATTGGCCAACTGCTGAAGAGAGAAAGAGGGCATTatttttggagaaattgatggAACTTGACAATAGATTTGTTACATGTACGTGGTTGAATTTTATTGCTTTACCGGTGGAAAGGTTCGTGCAAATGTGTTTTCATGGTGTCTTTTCGCATGTCGTTGAAAAATCCTTAGTGGTTGATAAAGACGAAACAAAACAAGTACAGATTCTTCGAAAGAGATATCtcaacatttttcaaaatcaaatagtTGCATTGTCTTGCAATTCCTATGGATCCcacattgttgataaattatgGGATTTTACAGTTTTATTACCCATGTATAAAGATCGTATTGCCTCCGAGCTCATGAGTGATTCGCATAAAGTCAAGGAAAGTCAATATGGTAAATTAGTATGGAAAAATTGGTCAATGGAGCTCTTTGTGAGAAAGAAATATGATTGGAAACAACTTGTCAAGGAACAAGAACATGAGTTTCTTGGAGGAGAGGAGAACCAAGCAACCAGAGCTAAAAAgccaattgaattgaaaatggaaaaattagctgaagaaaagagaatACAAGCTGAAAAAGCAGAGAAAGCTCAAAGTGGATACAATAAACGTAAGCTAGATGAATTGACTGCTGCTTCAGAAAAGAAGCAGAAATTGAGAGGAAGAAGACGTGAATAA
- a CDS encoding Msd1 protein (S. cerevisiae homolog MSD1 has aspartate-tRNA ligase activity, has role in mitochondrial aspartyl-tRNA aminoacylation and localizes to) codes for MCGSVTFLKKKISNPFKLRKIIWNTERLHMLPTLARTSRRYLSRLPDKTSTLAKFNFPLATNTIKSVTENIADFINNKQKITLNGHIHRKARIRPTLGFGFLRDSDGEVIQFIANDATNHKIIDTMKELTVEESVSICGFVQPKQLKEGESKSWELVLEDIQILNSSNIDAPRLEKLKQTRPEDLPPQFRYLQLRTAFYQNALRTRSKISQLIRKVLVDNHDFVEIETPLLFKSTPEGAREFLVPTRSPNQFYALPQSPQQYKQILMSSGFTKYFQIAKCFRDEDLRSDRQPEFTQVDLEMSYVNSSNQVMQVVEDVVLNVWGKVKKTNVYTLNENGELVKVDAGAEGVRLSKLDYLTALREYGIDKPDLRSNISFNSLESFFTSFEDPEFPVVEACVLRGAFDPLSKSSKPPKSLTSELHYSRRRPYVFMIKSKDDVRTWYELLLQKGFMRLNDGVSEERIHEHLNLQPGDILAVSNRSHLPYENPTPLGKFRQLAIAEFPGKWQRPIRSEKDLIDTYNADETIVGSWLVEFPLFNPVEISEDINAPYPKYDKSKLESTHHPFTMCKSEDYNLLETAPLGVRGEHYDLVINGVEVGGGSRRIHDAALQQYIFEEILKVNNYQQLFGHLLKALSMGCPPHAGLALGFDRLCAMVVGTSSIKDVIAFPKNQSGSDRVVESPTAVDEKTLNEYFITTKNS; via the coding sequence ATGTGCGGCTCAGTGACATTTCttaagaaaaaaatttccaatccCTTCAAGCTCCGAAAGATTATTTGGAACACCGAAAGATTACATATGCTCCCGACCCTCGCTCGAACCAGCCGACGATACTTGTCGAGGTTGCCAGACAAGACATCCACACTAGCgaaattcaattttccATTGGCTACAAATACGATAAAATCGGTTACTGAAAACATTGCTGACTTtataaacaacaagcaaAAGATCACCCTCAACGGACATATACACAGAAAGGCGAGGATACGGCCAACGTTGGGCTTCGGTTTCTTACGTGATTCTGATGGGGAAgtcattcaattcattgcCAATGACGCAACCAACCACAAAATAATAGACACAATGAAAGAACTCACAGTTGAAGAGTCTGTCAGTATTTGCGGGTTTGTACAACCAAAGCAGTTGAAAGAAGGAGAATCAAAAAGCTGGGAATTGGTTTTAGAAGATATTCAAATCCTAAATCTGTCAAACATTGACGCTCCAAGgcttgaaaaattaaagcAAACACGACCTGAAGATCTTCCACCTCAATTTAGATACTTACAACTACGTACTGCATTCTATCAAAATGCATTACGAACCAGAAGTAAAATATCTCAACTAATTCGAAAAGTACTTGTGGACAATCacgattttgttgaaattgaaacaccattacttttcaaatcaacgCCCGAAGGTGCTCGTGAATTTCTCGTCCCCACCAGATCACCCAACCAATTTTATGCATTGCCTCAATCTCCTCAACAATACAAGCAGATATTAATGAGTTCTGGATTCACAAAGTATTTTCAGATTGCAAAATGCTTTAGAGATGAGGATTTGCGGTCAGATAGACAACCAGAGTTTACACaagttgatttggaaatgagTTATGTGAATAGCTCAAATCAGGTGATgcaagttgttgaagatgtagTGTTGAATGTGTGGGGAAAAGTCAAGAAGACCAATGTGTATacattgaatgaaaatgGTGAATTAGTTAAAGTTGATGCAGGGGCAGAGGGAGTTCGATTATCAAAGCTAGACTATTTGACAGCGTTGCGAGAATATGGAATTGACAAACCAGATTTAAGATCGAACATTTCGTTCAATAGTCTAGAAAGCTTTTTTACATCATTTGAAGATCCTGAGTTTcctgttgttgaagcatGTGTTTTGAGAGGTGCATTTGATCCTTTATCCAAATCCTCAAAGCCACCGAAATCTCTCACCAGTGAGTTGCATTACTCAAGAAGGAGACCTTATGTGTTCATGATTAAATCTAAAGACGATGTAAGAACTTGGTATGAGTTGCTTTTGCAAAAGGGCTTTATGAGATTGAATGATGGGGTAAGCGAGGAGAGAATACACGAACACTTGAATTTACAGCCTGGTGATATTTTAGCTGTCTCAAATAGATCGCATCTACCTTACGAAAATCCAACTCCCTTAGGTAAATTCAGACAATTGGCCATAGCTGAATTTCCTGGAAAGTGGCAACGTCCAATTAGGAGcgaaaaagatttgatcGACACATATAATGCAGATGAAACAATCGTTGGTTCTTGGTTAGTCGAGTTTCCCTTATTCAATCCAGTTGAAATTTCTGAAGACATCAATGCACCATATCCCAAATACGACAAAAGCAAGCTAGAATCCACGCATCATCCATTCACCATGTGCAAATCAGAAGATTATAACTTGTTAGAAACCGCACCTTTGGGAGTCAGAGGTGAGCATTATGATTTGGTGATTAATGgagttgaagttggtgGGGGCTCGAGAAGAATCCATGATGCAGCATTGCAGCAATATatctttgaagaaattttaaaaGTTAACAactatcaacaattgtttggtcatttgttgaaagCTTTGAGTATGGGATGTCCACCTCATGCTGGTTTGGCTTTGGGATTTGATAGACTATGCGCTATGGTGGTTGGTACTTCAAGTATAAAGGATGTCATTGCGTTCCCAAAAAACCAATCGGGATCGGATCGTGTTGTTGAGAGTCCTACggctgttgatgaaaaaacATTGAACGAGTACTTCATTACTACAAAAAACCTGTAA
- a CDS encoding Ktr4 mannosyltransferase, giving the protein MFTLRKRKLLYILLATCTVLFLLAIHSSLINHQQLSSNDWSLTSFGDKFDFSYLPNLSDSWKNTYNRWNLKSSDTEPLQASIIEPNNVQFNFINNNNKRTREEIIEQNSQKYAKLMSTEVGKPQDASLVPPPEDKHIYNRANATIIALVRNSELTKIGQSIRRFQKSFNSKFNYPYTFINDEPFTDRFKQKIKKYTETAPVEFVTIKPEAWQKPQSIDETKEAKAMQVMYDHNIAYAKKGSYHNMCRFYSGQFYNVPELQKYKYYWRIEPQVHFYTDVTYDVFKYMETTSKVYGFTVSLYDIEESVKSLWPETLKYLNMGDNYKYVNQNGSFQWLVENLQNPHKTKTAGGYSTCHFWSNFEIGDMDFFRSEAYNNWFKYLDSTGGFYYERWGDAPVHSIGVSLFADKSKIHWFRDLGYNHDPYYNCANTPFTAHCVVGKFSRYEHLNDQNCLINWLEYDEIKDVYSRN; this is encoded by the coding sequence ATGTTCACCCTcaggaaaagaaagttgCTATATATTCTTCTAGCTACTTGTACTGTATTATTTTTACTAGCGATTCATTCGAGTTTAataaatcaccaacaactaTCAAGCAATGATTGGTCATTGACGTCATTTGGagataaatttgatttttcgTATTTACCTAATTTGAGTGATAGTTGGAAAAACACCTATAATCGGTGGAATTTAAAGTCATCAGATACAGAACCACTTCAAGCATCGATAATCGAACCAAATAATGTACagttcaactttatcaacaacaacaacaagagaACACGAGAAGAGatcattgaacaaaattCCCAAAAATATGCTAAATTAATGAGTACTGAAGTGGGGAAACCGCAAGACGCGTCATTAGTTCCACCACCTGAAGATAAACATATTTATAATCGAGCAAATGCCACTATAATAGCATTAGTTCGGAATTCAGAATTGACCAAGATTGGACAAAGTATAAgaagatttcaaaagctGTTTAATAGTAAATTCAACTATCCTTACACgtttatcaatgatgaaCCATTTACTGATCGttttaaacaaaagattaaGAAATATACTGAAACTGCTCCAGTTGAGTTTGTCACTATAAAACCAGAAGCTTGGCAAAAACCACAGTCAATAGATGAGACAAAGGAAGCTAAGGCAATGCAGGTCATGTATGATCATAATATTGCTTATGCTAAAAAGGGTTCGTATCACAACATGTGTCGATTTTATCTGGGTCAATTTTATAATGTACCtgaattacaaaaatataaatattATTGGAGAATTGAGCCACAGGTACACTTTTATACTGATGTTACTTATgatgttttcaaatatatGGAAACAACGAGTAAAGTTTATGGATTTACTGTTAGTTTATACGATATTGAAGAGTCAGTTAAATCATTATGGCCAGAAACTTTAAAATATTTAAACATGGGGGATAATTATAAATATGTTAATCAGAATGGAAGTTTCCAATGGTTAGTGGAAAATTTGCAGAATCCACACAAGACTAAAACAGCAGGTGGGTATTCAACATGTCATTTCTGGTCAAATTTTGAGATTGGTGATATGGATTTTTTTAGAAGTGAAGCatacaacaattggttTAAATACTTGGATTCTACTGGTGGGTTTTATTATGAACGATGGGGTGATGCACCAGTGCATTCGATTGGAGTTAGTCTTTTTGCTGATAAATCCAAGATTCATTGGTTTAGAGATTTGGGATATAATCATGATCCATATTATAATTGTGCCAATACTCCATTCACTGCTCATTGTGTGGTGGGGAAATTTAGTCGATATGAACACCTAAACGATCAAAATTGTCTAATTAATTGGTTAgaatatgatgaaattaaagatGTTTATAGTAGAAATTAG
- a CDS encoding Rpp1 protein (S. cerevisiae homolog RPP1 has ribonuclease MRP activity, ribonuclease P activity and has role in intronic box C/D snoRNA processing, mRNA cleavage, tRNA processing, rRNA processing) has product MSYDLNIPWPCNNYNTTPTPKQWTDLKNTLITNLELGITHQAINFTIDESVKIPFNTPEKINPIPITTLLDELKPNFSTLNLFTRVTLIVNDSSKLQGIAKLQNHFDLFAIQPTTEKALQLTILNIECDLISLNLSNKLPFFLKFKAIGTGVSKGIKFEINYSQLVTGSSGFSSDVSVNLIKKNWFNNVLQLIRSSRSRGIVVSSGAQTPLQLRNSNDILILLKTLGLNSSKAKSCITINPEKALLNARLRIKSYKQVISIGDQDLIGNEHEDGDKKHNATGYKRKFDDTPSGKLLKKYKTDTT; this is encoded by the coding sequence ATGTCGTATGATCTTAATATACCATGGCCTTGTAACAACTACAATACAACTCCAACTCCAAAACAATGGACTGACTTGAAAAATACACTCATAACCAATTTAGAACTTGGTATAACTCATCAAGccatcaacttcaccaTTGACGAATCAGTGAAAATTCCCTTCAATACCCCCGAAAAAATTAATCCTATACCAATAACCACTCTTCTCGATGAACTAAAACCAAATTTCTCCACATTGAACTTATTTACACGTGTTACTTTAATCGTTAATGATTCATCTAAATTACAAGGAATCGccaaattacaaaatcattttgatttatttgcTATACAACCAACAACGGAAAAAGCCTTACAATTGACAATCTTAAACATTGAATGTGACTTAATCAGTCTAAACTTATCTAATAAACTACCGTTTTTCCTAAAATTTAAAGCTATTGGAACTGGCGTTTCCAAAggaatcaaatttgaaatcaattatAGTCAATTAGTAACTGGATCACTGGGATTTTCATCGGATGTAAGTGtcaatttaatcaaaaaAAACTGGTTTAATAATGTATTACAATTGATTAGAAGTTCACGATCGAGAGGAATTGTCGTATCAAGTGGTGCACAAACACCGcttcaattgagaaatagtaatgatattttgattttgttgaaaacacTTGGATTGAATTCAAGTAAAGCCAAGAGTTGTATAACGATAAATCCAGAAAAGGCATTGCTTAATGCTAGATTACGAATCAAATCTTATAAACAGGTGATTAGCATTGGTGATCAAGATTTAATTGGTAATGAACATGAAGATGGTGATAAGAAACATAATGCAACTGGATATAAACggaaatttgatgatacCCCTTCTggcaaattgttgaaaaagtacaaGACAGACACCACCTAA
- a CDS encoding Ela1 protein (S. cerevisiae homolog ELA1 has role protein ubiquitination involved in ubiquitin-dependent protein catabolic process and localizes to Cul3-RING ubiquitin ligase complex), whose product MSLDRPRKNYKHPSGLPTLLHLSQLCIKRHLSQLQDVGTTPYHLLASVLSLMSAKQLDQLESLSTQLTPHSDELWKQLIVKDFPDRPVELGPLELNKLKFEKMPYKSLYYKYVKQRDDFRKDSAKRLRHLNQSMNKEKDSKKIVTVDEIRRDPSVRCRSPFQNGYRRQQSPYNKNTILGKAMRESQNRSLIFGAQAMRKYDPYNAFKTRDFAPIRAPRSSTTIRRTTCFDHHHHFHNHHSKRQPTTPTKQSSERIMPIKGKQTSPCPSSPPSSGEVSDTLKKKRIHQPSSIFLQNKRSRPPSRMSPIRKSEKKEKQKEATKEEPSKIKPLKSSIFN is encoded by the coding sequence ATGAGCCTCGACAGGCCGAGAAAGAACTATAAGCATCCGAGTGGTCTACCGACACTACTACATCTATCACAGCTATGTATCAAACGACATCTATCGCAACTACAAGATGTTGGTACCACACCATATCATTTACTTGCCTCAGTCTTGAGTTTAATGTCAGCTAAACAATTAGATCAACTTGAATCATTGTCAACTCAACTAACTCCACATAGTGATGAGTTATGGAAGCAACTTATAGTAAAAGATTTCCCTGATCGACCAGTTGAACTAGGTCCTTTAGagttgaataaattgaaatttgaaaagatgCCATATAAATCACTATATTATAAGTATGTAAAACAACGAGATGACTTTCGAAAAGATTCAGCCAAAAGGTTACGACATTTGAACCAATCTATgaataaagaaaaggatAGCAAGAAAATTGTcactgttgatgaaatcagAAGAGATCCTTCAGTTCGGTGTCGACTGCCATTCCAAAATGGCTATCGAAGACAACAACTGCCATATAACAAGAATACAATATTGGGAAAAGCAATGAGAGAATCTCAAAACAGATCACTTATATTTGGAGCTCAAGCAATGAGAAAATATGACCCATATAATGCATTCAAGACTAGGGACTTTGCACCCATACGTGCGCCAAGATCAAGCACCACCATCAGACGTACTACGTGCTttgatcatcatcatcattttcataatcatcattCAAAGAGACAGCCCACGACGCCAACTAAGCAGTCAAGTGAGAGGATCATGCCTATCAAGGGTAAGCAAACGTCCCCATGTCCATCTTCGCCACCACTGCTGGGAGAAGTTTCTgatactttgaaaaagaaacgaatACATCAGCCATCATCgatttttcttcaaaataagCGTTCACGACCACCATCACGAATGTCGCCAATACGAAAGTcggaaaagaaagagaaacaaaaagaagctACAAAGGAAGAACCGAGTAAGATTAAACCACTCAAGTCATCtatcttcaattga